Proteins encoded together in one Nostoc sp. PCC 7524 window:
- a CDS encoding ammonium transporter: MNKRIRPWQRILALAISSMIFAVFAPIVVQAADSPNLQSLSETTIRLQVSLDTTWVLLTGFLVFFMQTGFAMLEAGFLQQRSVVNVLLENFVDAAVTILVWWAVGFGIAFGSSAGGLLGVDTFFLSQMPGADGSFPMGAPGSTAAINTYTLFFFQFAFAATASTITTGAMAGRTDFVGDLIYSAVMGAISYPIIVHWAWNAEGWLAKLSYHDFAGSSIVHCVGGWTGLVGAYLLGPRPGRSSWGTPPPAHNLGLTTLGTMILWLGWYGFNPGSTLGAGNPGLIGLVTVNTTLAAGAAAISAMILQYIRTGKWDLASCLNGSLAGLVAITAACAYVAPAAAVLIGLTGGILVVLGMDLMESLHIDDPVGAFSVHGINGMMGTLAVGFLGQAELTLNKKAGLLLGGGIELLGIQILGVVAIAVFTVAFSFLMFGGLKIIGRLRVHPEGDRLGIDVYEHGVSVWPDVYAIENLNEAKKKPPKTSDVKTFEQE; this comes from the coding sequence ATGAATAAGCGTATTCGACCTTGGCAACGCATACTGGCGCTGGCTATTAGCTCAATGATATTTGCAGTTTTTGCACCGATTGTTGTGCAAGCAGCAGATTCACCAAATTTGCAGTCTTTATCAGAGACTACAATCAGACTGCAAGTTTCACTTGATACTACATGGGTGCTACTCACTGGGTTTTTAGTGTTTTTTATGCAAACTGGCTTTGCCATGTTAGAAGCAGGTTTTCTGCAACAAAGGAGTGTAGTCAATGTTTTACTAGAAAACTTTGTTGATGCTGCTGTAACAATCCTGGTGTGGTGGGCAGTAGGTTTTGGTATCGCATTCGGTAGCAGTGCTGGTGGGTTGTTAGGTGTAGATACATTCTTTCTGAGCCAGATGCCTGGTGCTGATGGTAGTTTTCCAATGGGTGCGCCTGGTTCTACAGCTGCGATTAACACCTATACTTTGTTCTTTTTTCAGTTTGCCTTTGCAGCTACTGCTAGTACAATTACTACTGGTGCTATGGCTGGCAGAACGGACTTTGTTGGTGACTTAATTTACAGTGCTGTCATGGGAGCAATTAGCTACCCAATTATCGTCCACTGGGCTTGGAACGCGGAAGGTTGGTTAGCCAAACTCAGTTATCATGACTTTGCTGGTAGTTCCATTGTGCATTGTGTGGGCGGTTGGACGGGGTTAGTAGGTGCTTATTTGTTGGGGCCACGTCCTGGGCGTTCAAGTTGGGGAACACCACCACCAGCCCATAATTTAGGCTTGACGACGTTGGGAACTATGATTTTATGGTTGGGTTGGTATGGATTCAATCCTGGTTCAACCTTGGGTGCTGGTAATCCTGGCTTAATTGGGTTGGTGACTGTTAACACCACATTGGCGGCTGGTGCAGCTGCAATATCAGCCATGATTTTGCAATATATCCGCACCGGCAAGTGGGATTTAGCCTCTTGTCTGAATGGTTCTTTAGCTGGATTAGTGGCAATTACAGCTGCTTGCGCTTACGTTGCACCTGCGGCGGCGGTGTTGATTGGGTTAACAGGTGGAATCTTAGTAGTGTTGGGGATGGATCTGATGGAATCACTCCACATTGATGATCCGGTAGGGGCTTTTTCCGTACACGGGATTAACGGGATGATGGGTACTCTTGCCGTCGGCTTTTTGGGACAAGCAGAACTCACCTTAAACAAAAAGGCTGGGCTATTGTTAGGCGGTGGAATTGAATTATTGGGTATTCAAATTTTAGGTGTGGTAGCGATCGCAGTTTTTACGGTTGCTTTTAGTTTTCTCATGTTTGGTGGTCTGAAAATAATTGGACGTTTGCGTGTCCATCCTGAAGGCGATCGCTTGGGTATTGATGTTTATGAACATGGTGTATCGGTATGGCCTGATGTTTATGCAATTGAAAATTTGAATGAAGCCAAAAAAAAGCCCCCAAAAACTTCAGATGTAAAAACTTTTGAGCAGGAATGA
- the nagA gene encoding N-acetylglucosamine-6-phosphate deacetylase — protein sequence MPHAQFPMPNSQAVDIINARVPGYQDLQMLLVNQEGIIEQILPMGTVWKRVPPTDLEILDVGGDWISLGGLDLQINGALGLAFPDLSAQNCHLLAKISQFLWDVGVDGYLPTLVTTSVENIQRSLAVIADFISTPKTGSQILGVHLEGPFLNYQKRGAHPAEYLLPLTIDEVKRVLGDYADVVKVITLAPELDPTGEVIPYLRSLGITVSLGHSQATEAQAKHAFALGATMVTHAFNAMPSLHHREPGLLGAAITHPGVMCGFIADGQHITPTMLQILLCATKGLFLVSDALSPLGLPDGFYPWDSREIEVNNGTARLPDGTLSGTTLPLLVGVQNLLKWGICDVESAIALATDAPRQAIGLPGIAINQKANLLRWHWDETTKELNWMRL from the coding sequence ATGCCCCATGCCCAATTCCCAATGCCTAATTCCCAAGCAGTAGACATTATTAATGCTAGAGTTCCTGGCTATCAGGATTTGCAAATGCTCTTAGTCAATCAAGAGGGCATAATTGAGCAAATCTTGCCAATGGGGACAGTATGGAAACGAGTGCCACCAACAGACTTAGAAATATTAGATGTTGGTGGAGACTGGATTTCTTTGGGAGGTTTGGATTTACAGATTAACGGGGCTTTAGGTTTGGCGTTTCCTGATTTATCGGCGCAAAATTGTCATTTATTAGCAAAAATATCCCAGTTTTTATGGGATGTGGGAGTAGATGGATATTTACCGACATTAGTAACGACTTCTGTAGAAAATATACAGCGATCGCTGGCTGTAATTGCAGATTTTATCTCTACTCCCAAGACTGGTTCTCAAATTTTAGGTGTACATCTAGAAGGGCCATTTTTAAATTATCAAAAGCGTGGCGCACACCCAGCCGAATATCTTTTACCTCTAACCATCGATGAAGTAAAACGGGTTTTGGGTGATTATGCTGATGTTGTCAAAGTCATTACCTTAGCGCCAGAGTTAGATCCGACTGGGGAAGTCATTCCTTATTTACGTTCTTTAGGGATCACCGTCAGCTTAGGGCATTCTCAAGCCACAGAAGCACAAGCAAAACACGCCTTTGCACTGGGCGCAACGATGGTGACTCATGCCTTCAATGCTATGCCATCTCTACACCACCGCGAACCAGGATTATTAGGTGCAGCAATTACTCATCCTGGCGTGATGTGTGGTTTTATTGCCGATGGGCAACATATTACACCGACAATGTTGCAAATTCTCCTTTGCGCTACCAAAGGGCTGTTTCTTGTTAGTGATGCCCTTTCACCTCTAGGGCTACCCGATGGGTTCTATCCTTGGGATAGTCGGGAGATAGAAGTCAACAACGGAACTGCACGACTACCAGATGGGACTTTATCAGGGACAACTTTACCCTTATTGGTGGGAGTACAGAACTTGCTGAAGTGGGGTATTTGTGACGTAGAAAGTGCGATCGCTTTAGCTACAGATGCACCCAGACAGGCGATCGGTTTACCAGGAATTGCCATCAACCAAAAAGCCAACTTATTACGCTGGCATTGGGATGAGACGACAAAAGAACTTAACTGGATGCGATTATGA
- the purE gene encoding 5-(carboxyamino)imidazole ribonucleotide mutase gives MSPVVGIIMGSDSDLPTMKDAIAVCDEFGIENEVAIVSAHRTPERMVQYAQQAHQRGIKVIIAGAGGAAHLPGMVASLTPLPVIGVPVATRNLQGVDSLYSIVQMPAGIPVATVAIGNAKNAGLLAVQILATHQPELLEKVQQYRQSLADLVMAKQVKLEQLGYEKYIEKGSGE, from the coding sequence ATGTCTCCTGTTGTTGGCATTATTATGGGCAGTGATTCCGATTTGCCCACCATGAAAGATGCGATCGCTGTTTGTGATGAGTTTGGTATTGAGAATGAAGTAGCGATCGTTTCTGCCCATCGTACCCCAGAACGGATGGTGCAATATGCCCAACAAGCTCACCAACGAGGGATTAAGGTAATCATTGCTGGTGCTGGTGGTGCGGCTCATCTTCCCGGTATGGTGGCATCTTTAACACCATTGCCTGTAATTGGTGTTCCCGTAGCTACCCGCAATTTGCAAGGTGTGGATTCTTTGTATTCTATTGTCCAGATGCCAGCAGGTATCCCAGTTGCCACAGTAGCGATAGGTAATGCCAAAAATGCCGGACTATTGGCAGTACAAATCCTTGCTACCCACCAACCAGAATTACTAGAAAAAGTTCAACAATACCGTCAAAGCCTAGCTGATTTAGTCATGGCAAAGCAAGTGAAACTAGAACAACTAGGCTATGAAAAATATATTGAAAAAGGGAGTGGGGAGTAG
- a CDS encoding SagB/ThcOx family dehydrogenase: MHKINEPLELTLLYHWNSLPPEGYVKRVPATEMRYMPEATVLELPTVPQDNYFTNLLRQRHSVRAFKNTHMTLITLAQLLDAACGINGLRQAEGNPYEGRNAPSAGGLFPIEMFVSIQAVEDLSNGLYHYEPRRHGLHWVNEATPKDFITPLLQQDYIANANALFILTGVFMRSLCKYSTRGYRFILLEAGHQAENICLMAVELGLGSLCLGGFQDMAVNQILGIDGQRHATLYCVAVGTEANL, encoded by the coding sequence ATGCACAAAATCAACGAACCTTTAGAGTTAACCCTACTGTACCACTGGAATTCTTTACCACCTGAAGGTTATGTCAAGCGGGTTCCAGCTACAGAAATGCGGTATATGCCAGAGGCGACTGTTCTGGAATTGCCGACAGTGCCACAAGATAATTACTTTACCAACTTACTAAGACAACGCCATTCAGTACGAGCATTTAAAAATACGCACATGACATTGATTACATTGGCTCAATTACTGGATGCTGCCTGTGGTATAAATGGGTTGCGTCAGGCAGAAGGTAATCCTTACGAAGGGCGGAACGCTCCGTCTGCTGGTGGACTGTTTCCAATTGAGATGTTTGTATCTATACAGGCAGTAGAAGATTTATCTAATGGACTATACCACTATGAGCCACGTCGTCATGGGTTACATTGGGTGAATGAAGCTACGCCTAAAGATTTTATTACGCCTTTATTACAACAGGATTATATTGCTAATGCCAATGCCCTGTTTATTCTGACTGGGGTTTTCATGCGATCGCTCTGTAAATATAGTACACGCGGCTATCGTTTTATTCTGTTGGAAGCCGGTCATCAAGCTGAAAATATCTGTCTCATGGCTGTGGAGTTAGGGCTTGGTAGTCTTTGTCTAGGTGGATTTCAAGATATGGCTGTCAATCAGATTTTGGGTATTGATGGTCAACGTCATGCGACACTTTACTGTGTCGCGGTTGGTACTGAAGCTAATTTGTAA
- a CDS encoding ABC transporter ATP-binding protein produces MSDLRVWFEDYTKALFRSLPLLWAAAPREIIILITVTLLQGFLPAVSVWITKLVVDAVATALSDGGELGWTILLPLVAGWVGALLLTTLLDPWRTALQGNLNDKLMAHMSLMLMRKANTLPDLSRFEDSQFYDELQLLQERVGYQPLSFLENLVELVRSLVTVVVMVALLIPLGFWIPLVIAIATIPQVVVSTQYGKTIWLTLFENSPQARRMEYYTSVMLTDTYAKETRLFQLGSFFIERYLQAFRSLYQTMSHLRGKQAFWSSSLAILSTLGNGFAFYWVVQQAFRGQLSPGSVLLFVQSLTYFQQNLEGLVGNWLEIFENALFMQQFFNFLDSTSPMPLSVPGEKIPNPIRSGITFDKVYFRYPDAKGWALKNVSFTLQPGETVAIVGENGAGKTTIVKLLTRLYDPTKGRILVDGVDLKNLNLEQWRQQIAAVFQDFGRYALTLGENIALGNLQALEHRDLVRYAIEKADIAKLVAKFPTGEDTPIGKQFSGTELSGGQWQKLALARAFVRQEAQILLLDEPTAALDPRSEYELYLRFVELTKGKTTILITHRLASVRMAHRILVLKAGRLIEDGTHQELLQHGGEYTALWNMQVQQYGIAE; encoded by the coding sequence ATGAGCGATTTAAGAGTTTGGTTTGAAGACTATACTAAAGCTTTATTTCGTTCTCTTCCCTTGTTATGGGCAGCAGCGCCTAGGGAAATCATTATTCTGATTACTGTCACTTTGTTACAAGGGTTTCTGCCTGCTGTAAGTGTATGGATTACTAAGTTGGTAGTAGATGCCGTAGCCACAGCTTTGTCTGATGGTGGAGAATTGGGCTGGACAATTTTGCTACCCTTGGTTGCTGGTTGGGTAGGTGCTTTGCTGTTAACCACGCTGCTTGACCCTTGGAGAACAGCACTTCAAGGAAATCTCAACGATAAGCTAATGGCTCATATGAGTTTGATGTTGATGCGTAAAGCCAATACATTACCAGACCTGAGCCGTTTTGAAGATTCGCAATTCTATGATGAGCTACAGCTATTGCAAGAACGAGTTGGCTATCAACCTTTGAGTTTTCTAGAAAATTTGGTGGAATTAGTCCGGTCTTTGGTGACTGTAGTGGTGATGGTGGCGCTCTTGATTCCCCTAGGCTTTTGGATTCCCTTAGTGATTGCGATCGCTACTATACCACAGGTAGTAGTTTCTACTCAGTATGGTAAAACTATTTGGCTAACTCTGTTTGAGAATAGCCCCCAAGCTCGGAGGATGGAGTATTACACTTCCGTAATGTTGACTGACACCTATGCTAAAGAAACTAGACTATTTCAGTTAGGTTCATTTTTTATTGAGCGTTACCTACAAGCATTTCGCTCTTTATATCAAACTATGAGCCATCTGCGGGGTAAACAAGCTTTTTGGTCTTCTAGTTTAGCTATTTTAAGTACCCTAGGAAATGGTTTTGCTTTTTACTGGGTAGTGCAGCAGGCCTTTCGAGGACAGTTAAGCCCCGGTAGCGTGCTATTGTTTGTCCAGTCTTTAACTTATTTCCAACAGAATTTAGAGGGTTTAGTGGGTAATTGGCTGGAAATATTTGAAAATGCCCTGTTTATGCAGCAATTTTTCAATTTCCTTGATAGTACCAGTCCCATGCCATTGAGTGTACCTGGAGAGAAAATCCCAAATCCCATTCGTTCCGGCATCACTTTTGACAAAGTTTACTTTCGCTACCCTGATGCTAAGGGATGGGCGCTCAAAAATGTTTCCTTTACCTTACAACCAGGGGAAACAGTAGCCATTGTGGGGGAAAATGGCGCGGGTAAAACTACTATTGTGAAGTTACTTACTAGGTTATACGACCCCACCAAAGGGCGGATTTTGGTTGATGGTGTAGACCTAAAAAATTTAAATCTAGAGCAGTGGCGACAGCAAATAGCAGCAGTATTTCAAGACTTTGGCCGCTACGCTCTCACCCTAGGAGAAAATATCGCTTTAGGCAACCTCCAAGCATTAGAGCATAGGGATTTAGTCAGATACGCCATAGAAAAGGCCGATATAGCCAAATTAGTTGCAAAATTTCCTACAGGGGAAGACACACCCATAGGTAAGCAATTTAGTGGTACAGAACTTTCTGGTGGACAGTGGCAGAAATTAGCTTTAGCTCGTGCTTTTGTGCGTCAGGAAGCGCAAATACTGCTTTTAGATGAGCCTACAGCTGCACTCGACCCCCGCAGCGAATATGAGCTATATCTACGGTTTGTTGAACTCACCAAGGGTAAGACTACCATTTTGATTACCCATCGACTAGCTTCTGTGCGGATGGCTCACAGAATCTTAGTTCTCAAAGCCGGTCGTTTAATTGAGGATGGCACCCATCAGGAACTCTTACAGCATGGCGGCGAGTATACCGCACTGTGGAATATGCAGGTGCAGCAGTATGGGATTGCGGAGTGA
- a CDS encoding ammonium transporter produces MYKQKSKIKSRRVSPRNYAKTTKFTSKTKLFNLVKRLSPSWRACLPLAGLIVLGWGYAAVAQSPAPGPTTAELKVALDTLWVALAAFLVFFMNAGFGMLETGFCRQKNAVNVLAKNLIVFALATVAFWVIGFGLMFGDGNDFIGLNGFFLTGVDNSPETGDAYKGVFSALSWAGVPLAAKFLFQLVFAGTAATIVSGAVAERIKFVDFLIFSILLVGIAYPITGHWIWGAGWLADKGFWDFAGSTVVHSVGGWAALMGAAFLGPRIGKYQDGKVVALPGHNMSIATLGCLILWLGWFGFNPGSVMAADPNAITHIALTTNMAGAVGGIAATMTAWFYLGKPDLSMIINGILAGLVAITAPCAYVSIPSAVIIGLIAGVLVVFAVTLFDKLGIDDPVGATSVHLVCGVFGTLAVGLWSVGPGVYSWYGEGLGPAKGLFAGGDLGQLGIQFLGVISVGGMTVLLSSIFWLALKATLGIRVTREEELEGLDIGEHGMEAYSGFLKEASPGGFAEGGQPGGYTSGEDYSSSI; encoded by the coding sequence ATGTACAAACAAAAATCAAAAATAAAAAGTAGGCGAGTTTCCCCAAGGAATTACGCTAAAACAACTAAATTCACCTCAAAAACCAAGTTATTTAATCTAGTTAAGCGACTTTCTCCCAGTTGGCGAGCTTGCTTACCTTTAGCTGGTTTAATTGTGTTGGGATGGGGTTATGCAGCAGTTGCCCAAAGCCCCGCCCCAGGTCCAACAACAGCTGAATTGAAAGTTGCCCTTGACACTCTTTGGGTAGCTCTCGCCGCCTTTTTGGTATTCTTCATGAATGCTGGTTTCGGGATGTTAGAAACCGGCTTCTGTCGCCAGAAAAACGCCGTTAACGTCCTCGCCAAAAACTTAATTGTCTTTGCACTAGCCACCGTTGCTTTTTGGGTAATTGGTTTTGGTTTAATGTTCGGTGATGGCAACGATTTTATTGGGTTAAATGGGTTTTTCTTAACAGGAGTAGATAACAGTCCTGAAACCGGAGATGCTTATAAAGGTGTCTTCAGTGCTTTAAGTTGGGCTGGTGTACCCCTGGCGGCTAAATTTTTATTCCAGTTGGTGTTTGCTGGAACCGCAGCCACAATTGTGTCTGGTGCAGTTGCAGAGAGAATCAAGTTTGTTGACTTCTTAATTTTCAGCATCTTACTTGTAGGCATTGCCTACCCCATTACCGGACACTGGATTTGGGGTGCGGGTTGGTTAGCAGACAAAGGCTTTTGGGACTTTGCAGGTTCTACGGTAGTTCACTCAGTCGGTGGTTGGGCAGCTTTGATGGGAGCAGCCTTTCTAGGACCTCGTATCGGTAAATATCAAGATGGTAAAGTTGTGGCTCTACCCGGTCATAACATGAGTATTGCCACTTTAGGCTGTTTAATTCTGTGGTTGGGCTGGTTTGGTTTTAACCCCGGTTCTGTCATGGCTGCTGATCCCAATGCCATTACTCACATCGCCTTAACAACTAACATGGCCGGTGCAGTTGGTGGGATTGCTGCTACCATGACAGCTTGGTTCTACCTAGGTAAGCCTGACCTGTCAATGATTATCAACGGTATTTTGGCTGGTTTAGTGGCGATTACAGCCCCTTGTGCTTACGTCAGCATTCCCAGTGCAGTGATTATTGGTTTGATTGCTGGCGTATTAGTAGTTTTTGCTGTCACATTATTTGACAAACTCGGTATTGATGATCCAGTAGGAGCTACCTCCGTTCACCTAGTTTGTGGTGTTTTCGGAACTCTGGCAGTTGGTTTATGGTCTGTTGGGCCTGGCGTTTACTCTTGGTATGGTGAAGGACTTGGGCCTGCCAAGGGTTTATTCGCTGGTGGTGACTTAGGACAGTTAGGTATTCAGTTCCTAGGCGTGATTTCCGTTGGTGGTATGACTGTGCTTCTGAGCAGTATCTTTTGGCTCGCTCTGAAAGCTACTTTGGGTATTCGAGTCACCAGAGAAGAAGAACTGGAAGGTTTGGATATCGGTGAACATGGCATGGAAGCCTACAGTGGATTCCTCAAAGAAGCCAGTCCCGGTGGATTTGCTGAAGGTGGTCAACCTGGTGGTTACACATCAGGTGAAGATTATTCCAGTAGCATTTAA
- a CDS encoding TOMM precursor leader peptide-binding protein has protein sequence MKLNDNQRLRLLEHLVIRVMSSDTDEDRETMLFNTTRRTLKVDGQALQDVEKMLFPLLDGTRTIGEIRAAVWDKLTDSSLNECLEFLIKNRLVEEHPEDRLNLYSPSQLQPQLSLYHELGFKQQDAEERLANARIAIFGLGGSGIVAAMNLAASGIGFLRLCDNASTSPYDSLIMSNWGFGQAGNFRSVEAAQRIATMGSMTATETVTDTLTNDETVAELLDDVDLAIVATDAVSVNLAYRLNRLCLKMQCPLLPGGAFGIEGTLGPLVLGGDAPCYLCYRMRSIACAKLPEAELELEKFLDRDRRSQAQLRENWPIGHLLVGSHLVLETLKLLLGLPIATDGKLLHIDLINTKLTHNVVLKKPGCPHCSPARNS, from the coding sequence ATGAAATTGAATGATAATCAGCGACTGCGTTTACTAGAACATCTCGTCATTCGTGTGATGTCTTCAGATACTGATGAAGATAGAGAAACAATGTTATTCAACACCACACGGAGGACGCTAAAAGTAGATGGTCAAGCACTACAAGATGTAGAAAAGATGCTGTTTCCTTTACTAGATGGAACACGTACCATAGGAGAAATACGCGCTGCTGTCTGGGATAAACTTACAGATTCCTCTCTCAATGAATGTTTAGAATTTTTGATTAAAAATCGCTTAGTAGAAGAACATCCAGAAGACAGGTTAAATCTATATAGTCCCTCTCAATTGCAGCCTCAACTCAGTCTCTACCACGAACTAGGTTTTAAGCAACAAGATGCCGAAGAGCGATTAGCCAATGCCCGTATTGCAATTTTTGGATTGGGAGGCTCAGGTATTGTCGCTGCTATGAATCTAGCGGCTTCTGGTATTGGTTTTCTGCGCTTGTGTGATAATGCCTCTACATCCCCTTATGATTCCCTAATCATGTCTAACTGGGGATTTGGTCAAGCGGGTAATTTTCGCTCTGTGGAAGCGGCTCAACGTATTGCCACTATGGGAAGTATGACCGCAACCGAGACTGTCACTGATACTTTAACTAATGACGAAACAGTAGCAGAATTGCTGGATGATGTGGATTTAGCCATTGTCGCTACCGATGCGGTATCAGTGAATCTTGCTTACCGCCTGAACCGACTTTGTTTAAAAATGCAGTGTCCATTGTTACCAGGAGGAGCTTTTGGAATTGAAGGAACTCTTGGACCTCTAGTTTTAGGCGGTGATGCTCCCTGTTATCTTTGCTATCGGATGCGGTCGATAGCTTGTGCTAAATTGCCGGAAGCAGAGTTAGAACTAGAAAAATTTTTAGATCGCGATCGCCGTTCTCAAGCACAACTGCGAGAAAATTGGCCAATCGGACATCTGTTGGTTGGTAGTCATCTCGTGCTTGAGACCCTAAAGCTGTTACTTGGTCTACCAATTGCTACGGATGGTAAATTACTGCACATCGACTTAATCAACACCAAGCTGACTCACAATGTTGTACTCAAAAAGCCTGGTTGTCCCCATTGTTCACCAGCTCGTAATTCGTAA
- a CDS encoding YcaO-like family protein, which produces MFSGTDAPYILHTFLSGSPFGLEANIVNTAVVSPSWRDLVSPHTGIIRTVDRLTKPYTEFELPVLWQVELAHFNIYQQPDDLRYGVGKGMTDEQAILGAVGEALERYCGSIFDRNQIIISSYAELGDKAVPPQVFYSFSEQQYSDPDFPFPTFDPTMQTSWVTAVNLRTKKQVLIPAASVYLNFCSHQQGDCILPVTTNGMASGPSVEFAASRGLCELVERDALIITWLNRLPVPRINFLHRPGIETEIARNYARFHIELIAFNFTTDTQIPVIAAMAIDRSGKGPALVTGLGCDLDGAIALRKAIFEVCQARPHDISRMAAGDGAKLHKYEDIQDLADHSAFFYTTARLSELDFLLHHHQYQNIEDLPTYTSAAESEKLQTVVEKLGAVGAESYLVDVTTPDIARLGFRVVRTLASELTPIYFGYGQEPLGTRRLFEVPERMGYGSRHIENGLNPCPHPLD; this is translated from the coding sequence ATGTTTTCTGGCACTGACGCACCCTACATTTTGCATACTTTTTTATCTGGAAGTCCCTTCGGATTGGAAGCAAACATAGTGAATACAGCAGTTGTTAGTCCCAGTTGGCGTGACTTGGTTAGTCCCCATACTGGCATCATTCGCACAGTGGACAGATTAACTAAGCCTTATACAGAGTTTGAGTTGCCTGTTTTGTGGCAGGTAGAATTGGCGCATTTTAATATTTATCAACAGCCAGATGATCTACGCTACGGTGTAGGCAAGGGTATGACTGATGAGCAAGCCATTTTGGGTGCTGTTGGCGAAGCCTTGGAACGGTATTGTGGCAGTATTTTTGATCGCAACCAAATAATTATCAGCAGTTACGCAGAATTGGGCGATAAAGCTGTTCCACCGCAAGTTTTTTACTCTTTTTCGGAACAACAATACTCTGATCCTGATTTTCCCTTCCCGACTTTTGACCCCACAATGCAAACTTCCTGGGTGACAGCCGTAAATCTGCGAACCAAGAAGCAAGTGTTAATTCCCGCAGCCTCAGTCTATCTCAACTTTTGTAGCCATCAACAGGGGGATTGCATATTACCTGTCACAACCAATGGCATGGCCAGTGGCCCTTCTGTGGAGTTTGCTGCTTCCAGGGGTTTGTGTGAATTGGTTGAACGTGATGCTTTAATCATTACATGGTTAAATCGCCTACCAGTGCCACGGATTAATTTCCTGCACAGACCAGGGATTGAAACTGAAATTGCTCGCAACTATGCTCGATTTCACATTGAGTTGATAGCCTTTAATTTCACTACCGATACTCAAATCCCAGTGATTGCAGCAATGGCAATTGACCGTTCTGGTAAAGGTCCGGCACTTGTAACTGGACTGGGATGTGACCTCGATGGTGCTATCGCCCTTCGCAAAGCTATCTTTGAAGTTTGCCAAGCACGTCCTCATGATATCAGCCGGATGGCTGCCGGAGATGGTGCAAAGCTCCATAAATATGAGGATATTCAAGATTTAGCTGATCATAGTGCTTTCTTCTACACTACAGCACGACTTAGTGAGTTGGACTTTTTACTGCACCACCATCAATACCAAAACATCGAAGATTTACCCACTTATACCTCTGCCGCAGAGTCAGAAAAATTACAAACCGTAGTGGAAAAGTTAGGTGCAGTTGGTGCTGAGTCGTATTTAGTAGATGTCACCACTCCTGACATTGCTAGGTTGGGTTTTCGAGTAGTCAGGACTTTAGCTAGTGAATTAACTCCCATATATTTTGGCTACGGTCAAGAGCCTCTGGGAACTCGGCGTTTGTTCGAGGTGCCAGAACGTATGGGTTATGGTAGCCGACATATTGAAAATGGCTTGAATCCCTGCCCACATCCGCTTGATTGA